One Mycoplasmoides pneumoniae FH genomic region harbors:
- the leuS gene encoding leucine--tRNA ligase, translated as MYNHNLLEEKWLQLWKTKQVNRFFDDKTKPKYYILDMFPYPSAAGLHLGHVRAYTITDVLSRYHKAKGFNVIHPIGFDAFGLPAEQYAIASNKHPGDWTDKNITNFIEQLTAFGFDYDYQLSLKTTDPRYYQYTQWIFGQLFEAGLAEVKEIDVNWCAELGTVLANEEVLIDSNGNAVSERGEFPVTKRKMKQWVLKITAFAESLLNGLAELDWHQSIKEMQTNWIGKSEGVEVTFDIENSKETITIFTTKVQTIFGVTFLALSTSHPLVKEVAKTNPKIAQFLQKQAQKTTTVKQPETLHDGVDLKLKAINPATNTAIPLYVANYVVEGYGTDAVMGVPAHNENDNFFARKQKLPIITVIDKQERLQHSGQFSGLNSQTANTQITQMLVERQKAKKTTVYKLRDWIFSRQRYWGEPFPILFDENNQPHLVKELPVTLPALANYQPDGSTNPPLWRNQEWAKVKQGNQTFTRETSTMPQWAGSCWYYLGYLMLINNENFWPIDSKEAKDLFERYLPVDLYVGGAEHAVLHLLYARFWHQFLYQKGIVTTKEPFKKLINQGMVLGPDGKKMSKSKGNTINPTPLIDSHGADALRLYLMFMGPISAALTWLDDGLNGMRRWLDRVHNFFHKENIIKETVDQETVYGYNLFLKRSYEHLEKQELNLVISQMMIFLNLLYKTKQLTLAYAKGFLTVLSFFAPYLAEELNAKLGMEPFIVHAQLPNVDNSVLETDKVKIILSVNGRFKGTKEFAKGVDEQTVLKAFKTDPEFQALFDQPLARVVFVPNRIINVLLKSE; from the coding sequence ATGTATAACCACAACTTACTGGAAGAGAAATGGTTGCAATTGTGAAAAACGAAGCAAGTTAACCGTTTTTTTGATGATAAAACTAAGCCCAAATACTATATCTTGGACATGTTCCCTTATCCTTCAGCGGCTGGTTTACACCTGGGACATGTGCGCGCTTACACCATTACCGATGTTTTGAGTCGTTATCATAAAGCGAAGGGTTTTAATGTGATTCACCCGATTGGCTTTGATGCTTTTGGGTTACCAGCAGAACAATACGCGATTGCCTCCAATAAGCATCCTGGTGACTGAACTGACAAAAACATTACTAATTTCATTGAGCAGTTAACGGCCTTTGGCTTTGATTATGACTACCAGCTGTCTTTAAAGACAACTGATCCACGCTATTACCAGTACACACAGTGGATCTTTGGTCAGTTATTTGAAGCCGGTTTGGCTGAAGTGAAGGAGATTGATGTCAACTGGTGTGCTGAATTGGGCACCGTTTTAGCCAACGAAGAGGTGTTGATTGACAGTAATGGTAATGCGGTGAGTGAGCGTGGCGAGTTCCCGGTAACCAAGCGAAAAATGAAGCAATGGGTGTTGAAAATAACTGCTTTTGCTGAAAGTTTACTCAATGGTTTGGCTGAGCTGGATTGACATCAATCTATTAAGGAAATGCAAACCAACTGGATTGGTAAAAGTGAAGGGGTAGAGGTAACGTTTGACATAGAAAACTCCAAGGAAACGATTACCATTTTTACCACTAAGGTGCAAACTATTTTTGGTGTAACCTTTTTAGCGCTTTCCACTAGCCATCCCTTAGTAAAAGAGGTAGCTAAAACCAACCCCAAGATAGCACAGTTTCTCCAAAAACAAGCACAGAAAACCACCACTGTAAAGCAACCTGAGACGCTCCATGACGGGGTTGATTTAAAACTTAAAGCAATTAATCCAGCAACTAATACTGCCATTCCGTTGTATGTAGCTAACTATGTAGTGGAAGGTTATGGTACGGATGCTGTGATGGGTGTGCCAGCGCATAACGAAAACGATAACTTCTTCGCGCGGAAGCAAAAGCTACCGATTATTACCGTCATTGATAAACAGGAACGCTTGCAACACTCCGGGCAGTTTAGCGGGCTCAACTCCCAAACTGCTAACACCCAAATTACGCAAATGTTAGTCGAGCGTCAAAAAGCTAAAAAAACAACGGTGTACAAACTCCGTGACTGGATTTTTAGCCGTCAACGTTACTGGGGTGAACCTTTTCCGATTTTGTTTGACGAAAACAACCAACCCCATTTAGTTAAAGAGCTCCCCGTTACCCTACCAGCTTTGGCTAACTATCAACCTGATGGTTCGACTAACCCACCATTGTGACGAAACCAGGAGTGGGCTAAGGTGAAACAAGGTAATCAAACTTTTACTCGGGAAACGAGCACTATGCCCCAGTGGGCTGGTTCTTGTTGGTATTACTTGGGTTATTTGATGTTAATTAATAACGAAAACTTTTGGCCAATTGACTCCAAGGAAGCGAAAGATCTTTTTGAGCGTTACCTACCAGTGGATCTGTATGTGGGTGGTGCCGAACATGCCGTGTTGCACCTCTTGTACGCGCGCTTTTGGCACCAATTCTTGTACCAAAAGGGAATAGTCACCACTAAAGAGCCCTTTAAAAAGTTAATTAACCAGGGCATGGTATTGGGACCAGATGGCAAAAAGATGTCCAAATCCAAGGGCAACACAATCAACCCTACGCCACTAATTGATTCTCATGGTGCTGATGCCTTGCGACTTTACTTGATGTTTATGGGGCCGATTAGCGCGGCGTTGACCTGATTGGATGATGGGTTAAACGGAATGCGGCGTTGACTTGATCGGGTGCACAATTTCTTTCACAAGGAAAACATTATTAAAGAAACGGTAGATCAAGAAACTGTTTATGGTTATAACCTCTTTTTAAAGCGTAGTTACGAGCACTTAGAGAAACAAGAACTCAATTTGGTAATTAGCCAAATGATGATCTTTTTAAACCTGCTTTACAAAACAAAACAATTAACCCTGGCTTATGCAAAGGGCTTTTTGACGGTGTTATCGTTTTTTGCACCTTATTTAGCGGAAGAATTAAACGCTAAACTAGGGATGGAGCCGTTTATTGTTCATGCTCAACTACCAAATGTTGATAACAGCGTACTTGAAACCGATAAGGTTAAAATTATTCTTTCGGTCAACGGTCGCTTCAAAGGTACCAAGGAATTTGCTAAAGGGGTTGATGAACAGACTGTCTTAAAAGCCTTTAAGACAGATCCGGAATTCCAAGCGTTGTTCGACCAACCCTTAGCGCGTGTTGTTTTTGTCCCTAATCGTATTATTAATGTTCTTTTAAAATCCGAATAG
- a CDS encoding HAD family hydrolase has translation MKPKVQNLIFDLDGTLLSWGHEPLPQTVTFLKELQKQGFKITFATGRSHILIRNTTQFIQPDLPVISSNGALIYDFAREKALHMTQLAPQSVVPIMRLLLQLEESFCIYTDKKVFGFEKPGIPCKRLRTTQSKIVEPDITQNNFTINPLTDASKFDFATQNITKILLITEDRGRISKITKHLDAIENISYVSSMTFALDIMHKDVNKAYGLKALEQQTGLDPQMTMVFGDGDNDVEIFNAVKYSVAMANGSDLAKQNATFISEFDNDHDGIYHFLQCFLKIE, from the coding sequence ATGAAACCAAAAGTACAAAACTTAATTTTTGACCTCGATGGTACTTTATTGTCTTGGGGTCATGAACCACTACCACAAACTGTTACTTTTCTCAAAGAGTTGCAAAAGCAGGGGTTTAAAATTACCTTTGCGACTGGGCGCAGTCATATCTTAATCCGCAATACCACTCAGTTTATTCAACCTGATCTACCGGTTATTTCCTCTAACGGTGCTTTAATTTATGACTTTGCTCGGGAAAAAGCGCTGCATATGACCCAGTTAGCACCCCAAAGTGTGGTACCCATTATGCGTTTACTGTTGCAATTGGAAGAAAGCTTTTGCATTTACACTGATAAAAAGGTGTTTGGTTTTGAAAAACCCGGTATACCTTGCAAACGGTTACGCACTACTCAAAGCAAAATTGTAGAACCTGACATTACACAAAATAACTTTACCATTAATCCGTTAACTGATGCTAGCAAGTTTGATTTTGCCACACAAAACATTACCAAGATTCTTTTAATCACTGAAGACAGGGGTCGCATTAGTAAAATAACCAAACATCTCGATGCGATTGAAAACATTAGCTATGTCAGTTCTATGACCTTTGCGCTTGACATTATGCACAAAGATGTCAATAAGGCATACGGTCTCAAAGCATTAGAACAGCAAACCGGTTTAGATCCCCAAATGACCATGGTCTTTGGCGATGGGGACAATGATGTGGAAATTTTTAATGCTGTCAAGTACTCTGTCGCAATGGCTAACGGTAGTGATTTAGCAAAACAAAACGCGACCTTTATTTCGGAGTTTGATAATGACCATGATGGCATTTATCACTTTTTGCAATGCTTTCTAAAAATTGAGTAA
- the coaE gene encoding dephospho-CoA kinase (Dephospho-CoA kinase (CoaE) performs the final step in coenzyme A biosynthesis.), whose translation MLIAVVGKAGVGKTTVLQYIADYFHFPVFFADRFIHQQYANGQAGYAIVKQQFGAQFVNHEAVDRKQLAQYVFNQPDELKRLSNLTKPLVQEWLNQLKAQFQDKIALVEIAVMLNYWNDYRPFFDEVIQIERDAKIVKQALKARGVDVEQVQKLIADPTYPILTVINNSTVAECALHVTQFLESIAKSDKCHHGHYQTPK comes from the coding sequence ATGTTAATCGCTGTTGTAGGCAAAGCTGGAGTTGGTAAAACCACCGTTTTGCAATACATCGCTGACTATTTTCATTTTCCCGTTTTTTTTGCTGATCGGTTTATCCATCAACAATACGCAAATGGTCAAGCTGGTTATGCAATTGTAAAACAGCAATTTGGTGCTCAGTTTGTCAATCATGAAGCAGTTGATCGCAAACAGTTAGCACAATACGTTTTTAATCAACCTGATGAGTTAAAGCGTTTGTCCAACTTAACCAAACCCCTAGTACAAGAGTGACTCAATCAATTAAAAGCGCAATTCCAAGACAAAATTGCACTTGTGGAAATTGCGGTGATGCTCAATTACTGAAACGATTACCGCCCTTTCTTTGATGAAGTAATCCAAATTGAACGTGATGCTAAGATAGTAAAACAAGCACTAAAAGCACGTGGCGTTGATGTAGAGCAGGTGCAAAAGTTAATTGCTGATCCGACTTACCCAATTCTTACAGTAATCAATAACAGCACTGTAGCTGAGTGTGCTTTACACGTTACTCAATTTTTAGAAAGCATTGCAAAAAGTGATAAATGCCATCATGGTCATTATCAAACTCCGAAATAA
- a CDS encoding HAD family hydrolase, with translation MKNKIKYVYSDLDGTIVSWNPKNQFTHQGKTYKNLHEVSHATVTAFKQLQAQGIKIGIVTGRDYCRVRWLEKYLNTDLPTITLDGAIIYFRDEIIRQEVLDKEFIHGINQIVKRYPTAAFKLNMGWGNYYTCNPSLIFEGDHAYREHFNADSKFYRKEIDNTVDWDINNMKVNQVYFDTFTCPEPMIQELDNLVEKSDVTAKSYRHSLYIIKKGVSKASALQNLQRDFLVEMKPANTIVFGDGDNDIEMMQWADHSVSLTGSDPECYKLAKYHTDSVDDDGIAKWINKNLLC, from the coding sequence ATGAAAAACAAAATTAAATACGTTTACTCCGACCTGGATGGCACGATTGTGAGCTGAAATCCTAAAAACCAGTTTACCCATCAGGGCAAAACTTACAAAAATCTCCATGAAGTTAGTCACGCTACCGTAACTGCTTTTAAACAATTACAAGCTCAAGGTATCAAAATTGGAATTGTGACTGGCCGTGATTACTGTCGCGTTCGTTGGTTAGAAAAGTACCTAAACACTGATCTACCAACAATTACCCTCGATGGCGCCATTATTTACTTCCGCGATGAAATTATTCGGCAAGAAGTGCTTGATAAGGAATTTATCCATGGCATTAACCAGATTGTCAAACGTTACCCTACAGCAGCCTTTAAGCTCAACATGGGTTGAGGTAACTATTACACCTGCAATCCTTCTTTAATCTTTGAAGGTGACCATGCTTACCGTGAGCACTTTAATGCTGACAGTAAGTTTTATCGCAAAGAGATCGACAACACGGTTGATTGAGATATAAATAACATGAAAGTAAATCAGGTTTACTTTGACACATTTACTTGCCCTGAACCAATGATCCAAGAGCTCGATAACTTAGTTGAAAAAAGTGATGTAACCGCCAAAAGCTACCGCCATTCACTTTACATTATTAAAAAAGGGGTATCGAAGGCTAGTGCACTACAAAACCTCCAACGAGACTTTTTAGTGGAAATGAAGCCTGCTAACACGATTGTCTTTGGTGATGGGGATAATGACATTGAAATGATGCAGTGAGCTGATCACAGTGTGTCGTTAACTGGTAGTGATCCCGAGTGTTATAAGTTAGCTAAGTACCACACCGACAGCGTTGACGATGATGGGATTGCCAAATGGATTAATAAAAATCTGTTATGTTAA
- a CDS encoding MPN385 family protein: MLLKRLIKLAIFLFFVAVGFIIFIGSFWLNTYNTKEWANLLAEKDASGLIVQIIPNINQWFKGTVEQQQKLFQTLVHFFIPVGFGLLFGIAVAIIADLFYHLIKYLIKRSFKKN; this comes from the coding sequence ATGCTGCTTAAACGGCTCATTAAACTAGCGATTTTCCTCTTCTTTGTCGCGGTTGGTTTTATTATTTTTATTGGCTCTTTTTGGCTCAATACCTACAATACTAAGGAGTGGGCTAATTTACTAGCTGAAAAGGATGCTAGTGGGCTAATTGTGCAAATTATTCCCAATATTAATCAATGATTTAAAGGCACTGTAGAGCAACAGCAAAAACTGTTCCAAACCCTGGTGCACTTCTTTATTCCAGTTGGTTTTGGTTTACTTTTTGGGATTGCTGTAGCCATTATAGCTGACCTGTTCTACCATTTAATTAAGTATTTAATTAAGCGCTCGTTCAAAAAAAACTAG